CATAGGGAGGTGCTCATTTCAGgatctttttttcaattctaCATGGGATAATAAAGGTAGGGTGGAAAATGATGGCATGAAGGTAAAGTAAATGGTATTTTACATttggagtttttattttaaaaagttatatcAACTGATTGCAATAATGCAAACATACAAAGACAAACTTGCACAAATTAACACTTTTTGTATTTCTCCATTCTCAGTGACTTAAAAAATAACAGgttattcaaaaaacaaaaattctgCCTGGTTACATGAATTAAATTGGTGATCTAGCTGCCTCTTTATTTCTCAGAAACGTAGTTTATacttgtgtgattttttttcaacaaattaCATAATAATGCTTGACACAACTTTGACTTGGTTTGTATGATAATTGTCCATAAGTACTAAtatttaggttattttgtagaaaaattaaaaaatagttttgttgtgAGGGAAACAGAATCTAAGACGAAAGATTCTGGTTCTTTCACTGAACCCGTCCTTGGttagtctgtaaaatgtcagaaaataatgaataataccAGCAACAGGAGTCCAGCGTGGCGTCTTCGGATTGCTCGTTTTGTCCCACAAActgtccaaaaccccaaaatattcaatttacagtcATATCACTCagtaaaaaagcagcaaatcctcatatttAGGAAGCAGGAACCAGAAAGAATTTGGCATTTTTATGCCTCATCGCCGGCTACAAAAGTCAGTCTTGCCAATTCTCATGAACGCGATATATAATCAGCAACACCTGGAGGGAATGTCTTCAGAATTTGGCACAAATATCAACTCTACTCAAAGATAAACTGACTACAATTATGGTGGTCAAAACTTACTGTGACCTCAGAAAAAGTTGTTTGGCCATAACCCAAGAATGAACTTGCTAATTAGGACAAATTCACACAGATGTCTAAACAGGATCAAATGATTACATTGTGCACAGACATGGATGTGAACTTTAACCCGACTGGTTAGTTCTAGTTGCTTGATAAAAACAAAGGAGTCAGACATTAAGGCTGTATCATTTATTAGTCGATTTGACGAGTGGCACAATACAAGGATTGGCGACACCGTCCTACCCTGAAAGGCTCTGgatttgaaataaatagattGTAAAGAGAACAACATTTCATTGAGATGGTTAGTAgaactaaaaataacaaaaaaaaacatatttatgccAAGTTTGTTCTTTTCATTAATTCAGGAAAAAcagatacaataaaaaaaaaacatttctcataGAAACAGCGTGCGTTACCCCGTAGTGATACATGATATTCTGATTAGACTAAACTTTACCTAAAGCCCGATTCAAATATATGCTGGAGTCAGATCGACAAGAAGACACTTCACACCTGTAATATGAGAATTCATCCTTTTGTGTTCAGCTGGTCATGAATGGAAACTACAATATCTTGAATCTATCCTTTCAATGAGGCATCAAATATGTGTCCGTTCCGTACATATGTCCTCTTTTCTGTCATTACCTCCGTCTCAAAACAATACGGTCCGGTCTCCAGGGTAACTCCTTTATTGAACTACCTGAAATTCTAGCTATCTTTGGGGTAATGCCTCTCTGTGTTTAGTctttgagagagaaaagaaaggcaCAGTCTGCAGAGCAGGATTTAGACAGAAGAGTTCAGTCGAAGTGCTTTGTTGCCGAACTCCTCTCAAGGGAGCAGAAAGTTGTGGTTTCTTTTCCGTTACATCAGataaagatcttttttttcttcttcttttttttttttctgggaggCCGGGGCCTGCAGCTCCATGCAGGTGGGTGAAATGAGACGTCTGCAGCtgcaaggaaaaacaaaagaaacaaccaACCAAATCTGGCGTTTCAGACCTCaacgttttccttttttaaaaaacaccagcagcaacagacACAACGACATCTGGTCAGCGGCGGTTTATTGTCAAGCTTTGTCCACACCTGTCATTCCTTCGTCAGGCGTCACAGTCCGTGATCACGAGCACGtattctcttgttttgttttttttgttgtccgTATTAATTACAAAGTCAGAGAAGATTTGGAGCTGCTGGGTGAACGAAGGACAGGACCGACGCAGAGGCAGAAGAGCAAAACCTTCGGGCCGAGTCTTATCTGAACAAagcgaggaggagcagagataCCGTATCTGACTCCCCACATGCTTCAGCCCGTTTGGGTAAAGCTCTGCTGATAAACCGGCTGCACTGTGGAATGAAACTTTTTTTCGAGGGCGATAACGGTGCGAGCAGTTCAACGCTGCGTGGAACTCAGGAAGCTGTTCTGATTagagttggtttttttttttttttttttttttttttgaacgaTACAGAAATGAAGCTGTTGGAGCTAACATGAGTCTATACAGCATGAGagtccaatatatatatatttatatataaaacaaggaTAAGGACACAATGATGGAATACCCTGGAGGGAAAGGCTTTCCTATCCCACgagaaatgaatacaaaataaaaagaggtaGCTAActtatgaaatgttaaaaagtaaacaatacTATgctaagaattaaaaaaaactggcttACATTAGCTATTGATTGATATGGATTCACACCGACACATAATGAGCTAAATGTCTGCTACCCATAAAGATGCGCCTCCTGCTCACTACTACTCCCATCACTAAGACATTCCTCTGATCTGACCTCATCGACAGAGAAACTCAGCATGAATGTGGGGCGTTGGAGCTTTACCTTGACACTTAAACAGATGAATAAGTTATTTTATCTCCAGTAACCCGGTAGCGACGTCATTTCGGACTGTTCCTGATCATCAGTCGGGACCAGAATGCAGCTTCATGCACCTTCTCCACTGCTGTTTCTCCAACAATTTGTAGACCAcaagcaaataaataatcacaatcAACAACTGACGTTCTGTCCTTTTGTATTTAAACCTAAAAAACTGGTCTTTTACTAAAAGAAAGATGAAGCGCAAATAAACCTCCGGCCCCCCTCGCCCCCCTCGAGGCATTCCTCAGGAATTCTCCAGCCGAAAAAGGTTTTTATCTAATTCCTTCAGAAACCGAAACCCCCACgccaaaaaatgtttgcttcaaAGCCCATCTGGCTTGCAGCGACTGGATTCCCCCGTCAGTAGTTGCGAATGTTGAAGAAGCCCACGCTGGTCGGCGACTCCTTGACCGTGACTGTAACCAGATTAGCGGTGACATCCGTTACGAAGACGTGCTCTATCAGACTCCGCGTGGGCTTCCAGTCCTGGTTCTGGGAGGCCACCGAGCAATCCTGTCCCACGTAGGGAGAGTCCTGGTCGGAGTCCGAGCAGCTCTCGTCTTCGCCCGTGCTCATTTCGGCTTTCTTGCCGTCCTTGGCGGCCGGTCTCTCCGGCTGGCTCTGGACCTCCGTGGAGGATTTCTGCACGCCGCTCTTCTCCAGCCTGCCTTGGACTCTGGGGGTCTGGATTTCTGTCGCCTCCTTGATCTTGTCCGCCCCGGGCTGGCTCTTCCTGGTCTGAAGTCTCCCGGGTGCCGCCGGACTCTGAGGGGGATTATACTCCTGGTTCTGCGGGACGGTTGTTTTCCTCGCCGGGTTCGTTGTGTTTCTCAACCCCGACACCGGAGCAGTGACGTTTCCAGGAGCGCCTCCGCCCTGCACCCGTTTGTTCTGGAGGTTGAGCGGCTGGGGGCCAGGACTCTGATTGACGGGGGCGTTCTTAGTCGGTAAAGAAGGTTTATTATTGGGTGTCCGCTGCGGTGTTGACACAGGGGCCGGGGCCTTCTTTTGTCCGATGGGGGAGCTTAGTGTGTGTTGAGTGGTTCCTTGAATGAGGTGTTTGGATGTATTCAAATTCAACGCCGCTACGCCTTTTGATTTACCAGCAGCTGCTTTCAAATCCAGACTTGTCGCGCCGGAGACGGACAGTTTCCCCTCGCTGACATTCCTGCTCTGGCTGGCTTTGCTCAGGGTTACGGAGGCCGGTTGGACCGACCTTCCGGGTCCAACAGAGTTTTTAACGGCCCCTCCTTGAGTTAGAGAGCTCCTGCTCTGAGCGGCTACCGCATCCCGAGGCGAGCCCCGATGGAACCCCATGAAGGTGAAGCTCGCCGGGTGAACGGGCTTCTTGATCGCCCCGGGGACATCGGCGTCCTTGGACCCCTTGACGATCTTGCGAACCCCCTTGTTCTGCGGGAACTCCTTCGCTTCGGGCGACGGAGGTTTCCTGCTTCGCTTCTTCGGGGGCTCCGGTTTGGCGACGACGATCTGCGCCTTCTTCTGGGGGACCGGGTGGAGGTCCCGCGTTCTGACTCCTGGCGTCGCCGGTTTGACGTTGTTTCTGTCgttgtcgtcgtcgtcgtcatccTCCgacgaggatgaagaggaggagcacgaggaggaggaatcggaggatgatgaggagccGGATGAAGAGCTGCTTGACTTAGCTTCGGGCACATTTTCCTAAGTTGAAGAGCAAATATTAGACGCTTTGTACGAAGCCAACAAAGTATTAACAATATCCTGCTTTGAGTTTTACTTACTAGTATTTTCCGGGGTCGTCCTCTCGGCCTTTTCCCTTTCTTGAGCAGCAGAAGTTCCTTTTCTTGCTCTCttcaagacaaacaaaatgaacaaatatggattaaatAATATTCATCAATTAACGTAATGGCTCCTCAGTTTTCTTCTAAGAATGTTACACTTTTCAGACTACATTAGAAGTTTTTGTCAGCTTTCAGTATGCTTACAACATTAAGTAGATTAGCAATATGAtagcaaacacattttaattaaaaaaaaattaaaaaaacaaatataaagtgggttgaaatattacaattaacAAATTACATCTAACGTGTAATAATTATGATCCCAGAATGTTCTCTATAATTGAAATGTTACTCTACTTTCTCACGCTAAAGCTAAAAGCCAAAAATGCAATAACTCTATTAATGCTGGGAGaatatgtcatttatttatgatatCTCTAAATGCATGTTTGATCGTCACAAAGCTCATTCTAAAAGCGGAGGCCCTCACTTCTTGTTGAATGCAGCCAACAGTCTGGGGTCCAGGATGTTTTCTTGGGGCTCCCAGCTgttgtgtctgaaataaatccACAATAAGAGTGAGTCACAGTGTGAAAGATTAAACGGAACCCCCAAGTTTTGATAAATGACCTTTCAACCACGTTTGTTCATTTAGTCACAAAGGACTTTGGTGTTCCAGCAGCTGTGAACTTACTTAAGgtatcctgttttttttttttttatctgagatGAACTATTTAAAAGGAACATTGCCTCCACGCTGAAGAATAGAATCAAATGATAAAGGATTTGATGTATTGAATTAAAGGGGCTACATTTAATAAGAGCagaactatatcaaaacatacatttaaaaactctCAGTATAATCCACGTCTTTGCCAAAGCCGTACTTTTAAAACTCACTTTGGGCTGTTTTGgtgaaagtgttttaaatagtacaGTTTTAGCAC
This genomic window from Anoplopoma fimbria isolate UVic2021 breed Golden Eagle Sablefish chromosome 11, Afim_UVic_2022, whole genome shotgun sequence contains:
- the cbx2 gene encoding chromobox protein homolog 2 translates to MEELSAVGEQVFDAECILNKRQKKGKLEFLVKWRGWSSKHNSWEPQENILDPRLLAAFNKKEQEKELLLLKKGKRPRGRPRKILENVPEAKSSSSSSGSSSSSDSSSSCSSSSSSSEDDDDDDNDRNNVKPATPGVRTRDLHPVPQKKAQIVVAKPEPPKKRSRKPPSPEAKEFPQNKGVRKIVKGSKDADVPGAIKKPVHPASFTFMGFHRGSPRDAVAAQSRSSLTQGGAVKNSVGPGRSVQPASVTLSKASQSRNVSEGKLSVSGATSLDLKAAAGKSKGVAALNLNTSKHLIQGTTQHTLSSPIGQKKAPAPVSTPQRTPNNKPSLPTKNAPVNQSPGPQPLNLQNKRVQGGGAPGNVTAPVSGLRNTTNPARKTTVPQNQEYNPPQSPAAPGRLQTRKSQPGADKIKEATEIQTPRVQGRLEKSGVQKSSTEVQSQPERPAAKDGKKAEMSTGEDESCSDSDQDSPYVGQDCSVASQNQDWKPTRSLIEHVFVTDVTANLVTVTVKESPTSVGFFNIRNY